In Procambarus clarkii isolate CNS0578487 chromosome 50, FALCON_Pclarkii_2.0, whole genome shotgun sequence, one genomic interval encodes:
- the LOC138351699 gene encoding processed variable antigen-like, protein MMEIPDKTPAENRESLINACIAISNVFKQTVHDTKVQPDAAHSSVAAAPEQSRESGTPEQSGESGTPEQSGESGTPEQSGESETPEQSGKSGEPEQSGESGTPEQSRESETPEQSRELETPEQSGESETPEKSGESGAPEQSGESGTPQQSRESGVPEQSTVSMAPEQSAVSQAPEQSTVSGTPEQSGESGTPEQSGESGTPEQSGESETPEQSGKSGEPEQSGESGTPEQSRESETPEQSRELETPEQSGESETPEKSGESGAPEQSGESGTPQQSRESGVPEQSTVSMAPEQSAVSQAPEQSTVSGTPQQSAVPGKGTQT, encoded by the coding sequence atgatggaaatcccggataaaactcccgccgaaaacagagaatcaCTAATAAATGCCtgtatagcaatttctaatgtcttcaaacaaactgtacatgacaccaaggtacaaccagatgcAGCACAcagctcggtggcagcggcgccggagcagagcagggagtcggggacgcctgagcagagcggggagtcggggacgcctgagcagagcggggagtcggggacgcctgagcagagcggggagtcggagaCGCCTGAGCAGAGTGGGAAGTCGGGagagcctgagcagagcggggagtcggggacgcctgagcagagcagggagtcggagacgcctgagcagagcagggagttggagacgcctgagcagagcggggagtcggagaCGCCTGAGAAGAGTGGGGAGTCGGgggcgcctgagcagagcggggagtcggggacgcctcagCAGAGCAGGGAGTCGGGGGTGCCTGAGCAGAGCACGGTGTCaatggcaccggagcagagcgcggtgtcgcaggccccagagcagagcacagtgtcggggacgcctgagcagagcggggagtcggggacgcctgagcagagcggggagtcggggacgcctgagcagagcggggagtcggagaCGCCTGAGCAGAGTGGGAAGTCGGGggagcctgagcagagcggggagtcggggacgcctgagcagagcagggagtcggagacgcctgagcagagcagggagttggagacgcctgagcagagcggggagtcggagaCGCCTGAGAAGAGTGGGGAGTCGGgggcgcctgagcagagcggggagtcggggacgcctcagCAGAGCAGGGAGTCGGGGGTGCCTGAGCAGAGCACGGTGTCaatggcaccggagcagagcgcggtgtcgcaggccccagagcagagcacagtgtcggggacgccgcagcagagtgcggtccctggcaaagggacACAAACATAA